A genomic region of Prosthecobacter algae contains the following coding sequences:
- a CDS encoding VWA domain-containing protein, with translation MTFLNPALLWTLAALAPLAAIYFLKVRPRKKPVTAFFLWQKIFTEKRSSALFKRLRDIWSLLLMALAFAAVALALAEPDLEGDERKDLLILVDHSASMSAKEGGATRLELAQQKARELITALHGSQRAAVASVADRLTMRAQPTRHRRSLLEAVESIQPSQLPSAAEALRAVQPGQDGLKNTRVIFITDGCVDDPNLLSQVEVLKVQSETPNLGIVRADLRPVPGEGLRLGLFIVMQSTFKEAVSVDLMLRHEDSNQLIKLIPMQVQPGLNAAITLTLEDAQTGNWTARIEKEDALALDNQVWLNVPARDPLPVGVLAENAFFLENAVRAFERSEQNLQLATKASQARLFLALGRAPTSGSALIFQPQGESPLWSELGDELATPIPRVLIKDHALIRYLDAETMNFTGARKLEAPAGSVILVADESGVPLIYLVRQGEASLCVVNLDPLAAQFYLSAWFPVLTHNAAAHLSHREAPLPATFPTGSLTRIPGMAAEETAKIRTPAGQTFALGADVPLRLEEVGFYQAQVKDRQTTVACSLISPAESSAAVASMQTTTRPLAQGQSPSYWLLVLGLVALVGESALYHRRKVG, from the coding sequence GTGACCTTTCTCAACCCAGCACTTTTATGGACACTCGCAGCGCTCGCCCCGCTGGCAGCGATCTATTTCCTGAAGGTGCGGCCAAGGAAGAAGCCCGTGACAGCCTTCTTTCTATGGCAGAAGATTTTCACCGAGAAACGTTCTTCGGCATTGTTCAAAAGGCTGCGGGACATCTGGTCCCTTCTGCTGATGGCGCTGGCCTTTGCCGCCGTTGCACTGGCTTTGGCAGAGCCTGACCTGGAAGGCGATGAACGGAAAGATCTGCTCATCCTTGTGGATCACTCCGCCTCCATGTCCGCCAAGGAAGGCGGAGCGACGAGGCTGGAACTGGCCCAACAAAAAGCGCGGGAACTCATCACTGCGCTCCACGGCAGCCAGCGCGCTGCGGTAGCCAGCGTGGCAGATCGCCTGACCATGCGTGCCCAGCCCACGAGGCATCGGCGCAGCCTGCTGGAGGCGGTGGAGAGCATCCAGCCCAGCCAACTTCCCTCCGCTGCTGAGGCCCTGCGTGCCGTGCAACCGGGACAGGATGGCCTGAAAAACACGCGTGTCATCTTCATCACGGATGGCTGTGTGGATGATCCCAACCTGCTATCCCAAGTAGAAGTGCTGAAAGTCCAAAGTGAAACCCCGAATCTCGGCATCGTTCGGGCAGATCTCCGGCCGGTGCCTGGTGAGGGGCTGCGTCTGGGCCTGTTCATCGTGATGCAATCCACCTTTAAAGAAGCTGTCTCGGTGGATCTGATGCTGCGTCATGAGGACAGCAATCAACTCATTAAACTCATCCCCATGCAGGTGCAGCCAGGTCTCAATGCTGCGATCACCCTTACGCTGGAGGATGCGCAAACAGGCAATTGGACAGCCCGCATTGAAAAAGAGGATGCCCTGGCCCTGGACAATCAAGTGTGGCTGAATGTGCCCGCGCGCGATCCTCTGCCCGTCGGAGTGCTGGCAGAAAATGCCTTCTTCCTGGAAAATGCCGTGCGCGCCTTTGAACGCAGTGAGCAGAATCTACAACTGGCCACCAAGGCCAGCCAAGCCCGCCTCTTTTTAGCCTTGGGTCGTGCACCTACCTCAGGCTCAGCCTTGATTTTCCAGCCGCAGGGGGAGAGTCCACTGTGGAGTGAATTGGGAGATGAACTGGCTACACCCATTCCTCGCGTTCTGATCAAAGATCACGCCTTGATACGCTACCTGGATGCTGAAACGATGAACTTCACGGGTGCCCGCAAACTCGAAGCCCCAGCAGGCTCCGTGATCCTGGTGGCAGATGAAAGTGGCGTGCCTCTGATCTACCTTGTGCGTCAGGGAGAGGCCAGCCTCTGCGTGGTGAATCTGGATCCCCTCGCAGCTCAGTTTTATCTCTCCGCCTGGTTTCCAGTGCTGACTCATAATGCCGCCGCTCATTTGAGTCATCGTGAAGCTCCCCTGCCCGCCACCTTCCCCACAGGCAGCCTCACACGCATCCCAGGAATGGCCGCAGAAGAAACGGCCAAGATCCGCACGCCAGCAGGCCAAACCTTTGCCCTCGGGGCAGATGTGCCGTTGCGACTTGAGGAAGTCGGCTTCTACCAAGCCCAGGTCAAAGATCGACAGACCACCGTAGCCTGCTCTCTCATTTCACCCGCTGAATCCAGCGCCGCAGTGGCCAGCATGCAAACCACCACCCGCCCCCTAGCTCAAGGCCAGTCCCCTAGTTATTGGCT
- a CDS encoding DUF58 domain-containing protein produces the protein MLTDPAFIRRLDSLYLLARKILGGSLQADRRSNKKGAGITFADYAQYSLGDDYRSIDWRVYAKFESLLIKLFELEEDATIYLLLDCSPSMNSKQEYAKQLTAALGYIALNTLDRLAVYGLVDRLQPLFEPSRGRNQVLPFLKSLELAPTFGGGTDLSACAREFEARHRRKGLVCVVSDFLLPGGFEEGLSRLQWHKHEVFCLQTLDTNDLHCEWKGDVTLECVESGQAQRVTISPREAKLYEQAVAEWNENLKSTCAKRGIGHIRATPDRPFEDVITDLLRRGGLVT, from the coding sequence ATGCTAACTGACCCCGCCTTCATTCGTCGGCTAGACTCCCTGTATCTTCTCGCGAGGAAGATCCTCGGCGGCTCGTTGCAGGCAGACCGGCGCAGCAACAAAAAAGGTGCGGGCATCACTTTCGCAGACTATGCGCAATATTCGTTAGGCGATGACTACCGCAGCATTGACTGGCGGGTGTATGCGAAGTTTGAATCATTGCTGATCAAGCTCTTCGAACTCGAAGAAGATGCCACGATTTACCTTCTGCTGGATTGCAGTCCCTCCATGAATTCCAAGCAGGAGTATGCCAAGCAGCTCACCGCCGCGCTGGGCTACATCGCGCTCAACACACTTGATCGGCTAGCGGTGTATGGACTGGTGGACAGGCTACAGCCATTGTTTGAACCCAGCCGTGGACGCAATCAGGTGCTGCCTTTTTTGAAATCTCTGGAACTGGCCCCCACCTTTGGCGGCGGCACCGACCTTTCTGCCTGTGCGCGCGAGTTTGAAGCTCGGCACCGCCGCAAAGGACTCGTGTGTGTCGTGTCAGACTTTTTGTTACCCGGAGGTTTTGAAGAAGGCCTCAGCCGCCTGCAATGGCACAAGCATGAAGTCTTTTGCCTGCAAACGCTAGACACCAATGACCTTCACTGCGAATGGAAAGGCGATGTGACTCTAGAGTGCGTGGAGTCTGGTCAAGCCCAGCGCGTCACCATCTCTCCTCGCGAGGCCAAACTCTATGAGCAGGCAGTGGCGGAGTGGAATGAGAACCTAAAAAGCACCTGTGCCAAGCGTGGCATCGGGCATATCCGCGCCACACCCGACCGCCCCTTTGAAGATGTCATCACCGACCTCCTGCGGCGCGGTGGTTTGGTCACTTAA
- a CDS encoding MoxR family ATPase: MSSSPETTATVQHFHDTFEKLRAEIAKFMVGQRDVIENVLISVMCGGHVLLEGVPGLGKTALVNTLAKALHLKFQRIQFTPDLLPADIVGTQILVDRDGRKVFEFQQGPVFCNVLLADEINRATPKTQSALLETMQEKRVTVAGTTHTLDSPFFVLATQNPIEQDGTYPLPEAQLDRFFFKLFVPVPSHDDFHEILNRTGGSHVPQINAVASGEDILKMGQIVREVPLDTSIQDYLVKIVRATHPTDVNATERVKKYVRHGSSPRGAQTILAAARVLALLDGRYHVAREDIAKAALPALRHRVLLSFEGEAEGVKTDAVIADVIEKVKA; this comes from the coding sequence ATGTCCTCCAGTCCTGAAACCACCGCCACCGTTCAGCATTTCCATGACACTTTCGAAAAACTGCGCGCTGAGATCGCGAAGTTCATGGTGGGGCAGAGAGACGTCATCGAAAATGTCCTCATCTCCGTCATGTGTGGCGGGCACGTGCTGCTGGAAGGCGTGCCTGGACTTGGTAAAACGGCGTTGGTCAATACCCTCGCCAAAGCCCTGCATCTGAAGTTCCAGCGCATCCAGTTCACCCCAGACTTGCTCCCAGCAGATATCGTAGGCACACAGATTCTGGTGGATCGGGATGGGCGCAAAGTTTTTGAGTTTCAGCAAGGCCCCGTCTTCTGCAACGTGCTGCTGGCAGATGAAATCAACCGCGCCACACCAAAGACCCAATCTGCCCTGCTGGAAACCATGCAGGAAAAACGCGTAACGGTGGCGGGCACCACCCATACGCTCGACAGCCCCTTCTTTGTCCTTGCCACCCAGAACCCCATCGAGCAGGACGGCACCTACCCGCTGCCGGAAGCCCAACTCGACCGTTTCTTTTTCAAGCTCTTTGTCCCCGTACCGAGTCACGATGACTTCCACGAAATCCTCAACCGCACCGGGGGCAGCCATGTCCCCCAGATCAACGCGGTAGCGAGCGGCGAAGACATTCTCAAGATGGGCCAGATAGTACGCGAAGTCCCGCTGGATACCAGCATCCAGGACTACCTCGTCAAGATCGTCCGCGCTACACATCCCACGGACGTGAATGCCACGGAGCGGGTGAAAAAATACGTCCGCCATGGTTCTTCGCCTCGCGGTGCGCAGACTATCCTAGCCGCCGCCCGAGTACTGGCCCTGCTTGACGGTCGCTACCACGTCGCCCGAGAAGACATCGCCAAAGCAGCCCTGCCCGCCCTCCGTCACCGTGTTCTGCTTTCTTTCGAAGGCGAAGCCGAAGGGGTGAAGACGGATGCCGTCATTGCCGATGTCATCGAGAAGGTGAAGGCCTGA